A region of Argentina anserina chromosome 5, drPotAnse1.1, whole genome shotgun sequence DNA encodes the following proteins:
- the LOC126794323 gene encoding ATP-dependent Clp protease adapter protein CLPS1, chloroplastic, which yields MAALCGRVPLSPTQVFNLTKSGGDKPYFHKRCPNRSTVMTATTTVLGKGGGLLEKPTIEKTTPGRDSEFDLRKSKKMSPPYRVMLHNDNFNKREYVVQVLMKVIPGMTVDIAVNVMQEAHHNGLAVVIVCAQVDAEDHCMQLRGNGLLSSVEPASDGC from the exons ATGGCTGCCCTCTGCGGTCGAGTCCCTCTTTCACCCACCCAAGTTTTCAATCTCACTAAATCAG GAGGAGATAAACCCTATTTTCATAAACGATGCCCGAATCGGAGCACGGTCATGACTGCAACAACCACTGTGCTTGGGAAAGGAGGTGGGTTGTTGGAGAAGCCTACCATAGAGAAGACCACACCTGGTCGTGATTCTGAGTTTGACTTGAG gaaatcaaagaaaatgtCTCCACCTTATCGAGTGATGCTGCATAATGACAACTTCAACAAGCGGGAGTATGTTGTACAAGTTTTGATGAAGGTTATCCCTGGAATGACAGTTGACATTGCAGTCAACGTGATGCAGGAGGCACATCACAACGGCCTGGCAGTGGTGATTGTGTGTGCCCAAGTGGATGCAGAGGACCACTGCATGCAGCTGAGAGGCAATGGTCTTTTAAGTTCGGTTGAGCCTGCAAGTGATGGATGCTGA
- the LOC126794315 gene encoding putative pentatricopeptide repeat-containing protein At1g53330, which produces MKASKSISPFRLSSLLRSQNDPTLALQLFHNPNPDANPQKPFRHSLLSYDIIISKLGRAKMFDQMEQILHRMKQETRFAPTEIIFCNVMSYYGRARLPDRALHLFDEMPSFRCERTIKSFNSLLDALYKCGHFDKMKEVLERIEDYGTPDACTYNILIKAFCGSEDLENARKVLDEMRSKGVEPTDVTLGTLIYKLCSDHRVKQALELKEDWERVHGVLPSAFVYASLMKGLCGVGEMALAFGLKDEMVRKNIRLDAPVYSTLISALAKAGRRGEVPGLLEEMSKHGCKPNTVTYNAMIHGCCMEKDFEAAYGVLDEMVEKECRPDAVSYNVIIDALCKEGKWSEAHQFFQDLPRRGCHPDLLSYRMLFSGLCDCGQFQEAAFVLDEMIFKGYAPHYARTHKLVEGLCEEGNMELLATVLSSLQKANVLDDGTWRVVISTLRREMSSDVFELIDTLTMQ; this is translated from the coding sequence ATGAAAGCTTCAAAATCCATCTCTCCCTTCAGGCTCTCCTCTCTTCTACGAAGCCAAAATGACCCAACTCTCGCCCTCCAACTCTTCCATAACCCAAACCCTGATGCGAACCCCCAAAAGCCCTTTCGCCATTCCCTCCTTTCCTAcgacatcatcatctccaagCTCGGCCGCGCCAAAATGTTCGACCAAATGGAGCAAATCCTCCACCGAATGAAGCAAGAAACCCGCTTCGCACCGACCGAAATCATCTTCTGCAACGTCATGTCGTATTACGGCCGGGCTCGTCTCCCTGACCGTGCCCTCCACCTGTTCGATGAAATGCCTTCGTTCCGTTGCGAGCGGACTATCAAATCATTCAATTCCTTGCTCGATGCGCTTTACAAGTGTGGGCATTTTGATAAGATGAAGGAGGTGTTGGAGAGGATTGAGGATTATGGGACCCCGGATGCTTGTACTTACAATATATTGATCAAGGCGTTTTGTGGGAGTGAGGATTTGGAGAATGCACGGAAGGTGCTCGATGAAATGCGCAGCAAGGGGGTCGAGCCGACGGATGTCACATTGGGGACTTTGATTTACAAGCTCTGTTCTGACCATAGGGTGAAACAGGCTTTGGAGTTGAAAGAGGATTGGGAGCGCGTTCATGGGGTTCTGCCTAGTGCGTTCGTGTATGCGTCGTTGATGAAAGGACTATGTGGGGTTGGTGAAATGGCATTGGCTTTTGGGCTTAAGGATGAGATGGTGAGGAAGAACATTCGGTTGGATGCGCCGGTTTATTCTACTTTGATCAGCGCGCTTGCTAAGGCCGGCAGGAGAGGAGAAGTTCCGGGGCTATTGGAGGAGATGAGTAAGCATGGGTGCAAGCCGAACACTGTGACGTACAATGCAATGATTCATGGGTGTTGTATGGAGAAGGATTTTGAAGCAGCATATGGAGTTTTGGATGAGATGGTGGAGAAAGAGTGTAGACCAGATGCTGTTAGTTACAATGTGATTATCGATGCATTGTGCAAAGAAGGGAAATGGAGTGAAGCACATCAGTTCTTTCAAGATTTACCGAGGCGTGGGTGCCATCCGGACTTGCTTTCATATCGGATGCTATTTAGTGGACTTTGTGACTGTGGTCAGTTTCAGGAAGCAGCATTTGTCTTGGACGAGATGATCTTTAAGGGCTATGCGCCCCATTATGCACGAACGCATAAACTTGTTGAGGGTTTGTGTGAGGAAGGTAATATGGAGTTGTTAGCGACAGTTTTGAGTAGTCTGCAAAAAGCAAATGTTCTCGATGATGGTACCTGGAGGGTGGTCATTTCTACGCTTCGTAGGGAGATGTCTTCAGATGTCTTTGAGCTCATAGATACTTTGACGATGCAGTAA
- the LOC126794314 gene encoding protein ASPARTIC PROTEASE IN GUARD CELL 1 — MAPSSFFLFLFTFTFSSLILTTLSRTTLLSDPSTTTLDVADSLSQAHDVISFDPKTLEPLDLQEAQEAPLNSSSVSPLITLQLHPRESISNSHHSDYKSLVLSRLARDSARVNSLNIKLQLALQGVDRADLEPMQTSEIRPEALSTPVTSGISLGSGEYFTRVGVGSPARQFYMVLDTGSDVNWLQCQPCTDCYQQSDPVFNPTGSSTFRQLTCDAPQCAALHVSACRNDKCLYQVAYGDGSYTVGDFVSETMSFGSAIKTVALGCGHDNEGLFVGAAGLLGLGGGTLSLPSQVKATSISYCLVNRDSSASSTLEFNSPAPGDSVIAPLLKNRKVDTFYYVGLTGFSVGGRPVSIPPSIFQMDEAGNGGIIVDSGTAITRLQTAAYNGLRDAFKRLTPDLPSAANFALFDTCYNLAGRTSVRVPTVSFLFSGGKSLALPAKNYLIPVDKSGTFCFAFAPTSSALSIIGNVQQQGTRVSYDIANNRVGFSPNKC, encoded by the coding sequence ATGGctccctcctccttcttcctcttcctcttcaccTTCACCTTCTCATCTCTCATCCTCACCACTCTCTCCCGCACCACCCTACTATCAGACCCCTCCACCACTACCCTCGACGTCGCCGATTCTCTCTCCCAGGCCCATGACGTCATCTCCTTCGACCCCAAAACCCTCGAGCCTCTGGACCTCCAAGAGGCCCAAGAAGCGCCGCTCAACTCCTCCTCGGTTTCGCCGCTTATCACTCTCCAGCTCCACCCCCGTGAGTCCATCTCCAACTCCCACCACAGCGACTACAAGTCGTTAGTCCTCTCCCGCCTCGCCCGCGACTCAGCCCGAGTCAACTCGCTCAATATTAAGCTCCAGCTCGCGTTGCAGGGAGTGGACCGGGCGGATCTGGAGCCCATGCAGACTTCTGAGATCCGACCCGAGGCCCTGTCCACTCCGGTCACCTCCGGCATCAGCTTGGGAAGCGGCGAGTATTTCACGCGCGTCGGCGTCGGCAGCCCGGCGAGGCAGTTCTACATGGTGCTCGACACCGGGAGTGACGTCAACTGGCTCCAATGCCAGCCTTGCACCGACTGTTACCAGCAGTCCGACCCGGTTTTCAACCCGACCGGATCCTCCACCTTCCGCCAGCTCACCTGCGACGCCCCGCAATGCGCCGCTCTCCACGTCTCCGCCTGCCGCAACGACAAGTGCCTCTACCAGGTCGCCTACGGCGACGGCTCCTACACCGTCGGCGACTTCGTCTCTGAAACTATGTCGTTCGGGAGCGCGATCAAGACCGTCGCGCTGGGATGCGGCCACGATAACGAGGGACTGTTCGTCGGGGCGGCCGGGCTTCTCGGACTCGGCGGAGGAACTCTCTCGCTTCCCTCGCAAGTTAAGGCCACGTCGATTTCGTACTGCCTCGTCAACCGCGACTCCAGCGCGTCGTCCACACTCGAGTTCAACTCCCCTGCGCCCGGCGACTCCGTCATTGCGCCGCTGCTGAAGAACAGGAAGGTCGATACTTTTTACTACGTCGGGCTCACCGGGTTCAGCGTCGGCGGCCGGCCAGTGTCGATTCCTCCGTCGATTTTTCAGATGGACGAGGCCGGAAACGGCGGAATCATCGTTGactccggcaccgccatcacTCGGCTGCAGACGGCGGCGTACAACGGTTTACGCGACGCGTTCAAGAGGCTCACTCCGGACTTGCCCTCGGCCGCTAATTTCGCGCTGTTCGACACGTGTTACAATCTCGCGGGAAGAACCAGCGTGCGGGTCCCAACGGTGTCGTTTTTGTTTTCAGGAGGAAAAAGCTTGGCTCTCCCCGCCAAAAACTACTTGATTCCGGTGGATAAGTCCGGCACTTTCTGCTTCGCCTTCGCTCCGACATCGTCGGCTCTGTCTATCATCGGAAATGTCCAGCAGCAGGGGACACGTGTCAGCTACGACATTGCAAACAACCGTGTCGGCTTCTCTCCAAATAAGTGTTAA